GTTTGGTTCCCGGGCGCGCCGCTTACATTTCGATGGTAGTCAAGATGCTAAAAACAAGTAATGTccttggatttaggtgcatgttgcaAATTCCATGGGCTCAAGACTATAGAAGGGTAGGCCTCTCCTACGGTTTGACTCATCGGAGGCACATATTTTTCCTTTTCTCCAATGGAATTTGGAAGGTAAATGAGAATGACGATGAAATGATTTGTTTGTTCCACACTCGATGTTCTTCAACCTGCACCAAAGTGTAAGGGCTCAACGTTTTTTTCCATTTTGGTCTCGTCCAGATAAAGTCGTTGCAGCAGAGAATCCAACCTTCGCCGTCGACCAAGTTAGGTGTCGGAATGGTTGGTATTCCGCGGCGAAACTACGTAGCGCGATAACATTCAGGAACAATACAAGAGGGACATAGCAGGGGCGCTTTGAGCCACCTTGGCGACATGAATACCATGCGCAGCCGCTGCGTAAACTTATCCGCTCGGTACACGCAATAATCCCACTGCGACGTGCTGACTGGCTGCGTCCAGGTACACAGTGATTCTCTTGGACCCCGACGCGCCGTCCAGGAGCGATCCCAAGATGCGTCACTGGCTCCACTGGCTCGTGGTGAACGTGCCGCACAACGACACGACCACGCTGATGAAGTACGCCGGTCCGACTCCCCCTCCGGGCTCCGGAAGGCACCGATACGTGTTCCTCGCGTACGAACAGAAGCAGCCGGTCGCGCGCAACGCTCTGAGCGGCTTCGCCAAGGAACGGGCCAAGTTCAACCTCACGGCGTTCCTCGAAGCGCTCGGCGTCAATCAACTGGTGGCCGCCAATTTCTTTTACGCTGAGAACAAGTAGCACCAACTGCAGAGCAATTATGCCTTCACTTCTTACTAAAAAAAAGTGGTGGAGGGAGGGGGGGTCTTTCTAGCATGGGATTTATTAAATTATCAGGACTGTAATCTGAAATTTTTTTAGTGTTATGAGTAGACCGTGTGAAACTCCACTTCCACAAAAAAACAGCAATACCTTACACAGTCCAGTAGAAGCACCTGCACTCATCGCAGAGGCACAAATATGTCCTGGATGTGACTCTAGTCCTTGACTTAGGTGTCTAGTTGGGATCAACGCACGTCAGCGTTCATCTTCCCTGGTTATTCTTTGAGTTAATTAACGTTATGGTTCATGTGCTGACGAAATGAGTCTCAGAGACCACGTAAAAAAAAGGCGCGCGTGGTTTTAAAAACTATTTCATGAAAAGCCTTCTAATAGTAAGTAGGTGTACTCAACCTATCGAGGAAAAGGGAGGCAAACTAGGTTTTGCGCCTGCAAGCTcgaccttcttttctttctctctttctttctttctttttttctgtctgtctttctatctttctttattccttcctttcttcatttggtctttttttctttatttctttctttctgtccttttatctttctttattccttcctgtttttctttggtatttctttctttctttttttctttcttttgcattgTGCAGTCCTTCCTCCTAACTTTTTATTTCTTCCACTCCGGAAATCAAACCATCATCATCTTGCTTAGCACCGCACCACTTCACTTGCTGCAGTACACAAAGGCGGTCGTGAGTGCGTATCCTGCCAGCAATGAAATAGGCAACAAAATATCAGACAGCCGCCGTATACCCAACAGCTGGTCACCGACCAGCCAATGACCGAGAGGGCATCAGTTATGAGGAAACGACGCCTACAAATACGCACGTTTCGGGTGCCTCTTTAAGGGCTGCATTTCTGCGCACGCGCCGGCACCGGATTTTTCGCAAAGAACACCACCGCTAGCGAAATCTGAAACTCGTAAAGAGCTTTGCCGTTAAACAGAAATCGATGGTTCTTGTTTACGAGCTATATtggatacgtatatatatatatgacatcgGAGCGTAACATACTTGAGGTAAGGGTCAATAAACTGTCAGGATAACTAATTAAAATTAAGTTGATCGACATATTGCGAGCAGCTGGAATCGTAGCGGCACATTATGGCGCGGATTTCTTTGGCAGTTCGACAAAACGCAGACCTAACTCAAGGGCGCTGAGCCTTGCTCTCAGCTAGGGCTACAGAAGGTGCTTTtactttcctctctctttctctctctctctctcacctaggTCAAGTATTATACCAGGGCGCACTAACGTCGAGATGTGAATGGCAGTGCCAGACTCACAAGCCTAGGGTTAGGGTCGCCTCTATAATATTTCGCCTCTTTCAGCTGTACCCAGCAAATGCAGTCATTCTGGATTGATGTGCAGGATCACAGTGATTCCCTGGTTTTGGCGTGAGATTCATTAAAATGTCTAGAGGCAATCTATAGTCTTGAGCTCTTTGCTGTTTCTTTGAACGTTTCTCAATTTTAACTGCCTGTCTTTTGTCTGTCACTCTATATTTTATAGATATTATCCACGTCACCTTCAATAATACCACTCGGTCCGAGATATATCCCGCAAAGTGGGTTCGTGTCATTGTTGAAAAGAAGCATCttcagtatcatcatcatcaactctCTCATCTCCAGTCACCAGTGGCACCGTGTTaaggggagaagccagcggtgccGGCAGGAGTGGACGCCGGTTGGAGATCCAGAGAAGGAGGGTGCGGAACCGATCGTACAGTGAATACGCCTCGCGTGGCGATCAGGCGCAGAGTGTCCAGTCTAGCGGCAGGGGCTTCACCGAACGAAAGAAAGCCCTCAGAGTCGGGGAAGAGGAGGGACCTCAACCGCGCCGCCACCACCCGAAGAAAAGCGTCGCATTAAGGAGTCGGCCGAGTCCACACTCGAGCGATCGTGAAAGGAGCCAGCGGCCGTGCAAGACTGATTGGAAAGCGCTCCGTCAGGCGACGTTCCCTGGCTCGCCGGGCTAGGCTGCTGCACCTTGCAAACTGTACACTGCTTGACCGCCTgtctgctgtttttctttttctcgacgctcgcgtttgtttgtttcttccaGTCGCGCGACTTTGCCACAGTATACGCGTTTATTTACGTCTTTCCTCTCTATAGAGTGTATGCGGGTGCAGCAGGACAGTGGAGCCAGGCTGCTGTTCTTTGGTGTCAGCAAGAACGTTGCCAGCCACGGGCGGAAAGTGAGTTAAAGTGAAACGGAAGTTGATGTTCCAAAGTTTATTTCAACCCTGTTTCTTTTCAAAATGGACTCTGCTACTTCTTTGAAGGAACAGTGCTTGCACTGAGGTGGCCCGATCTCGTGCCCTAgtcgcgctctctctctctctcgcttcgcTTGAGATTCGTTTTTCTAGCCCAAATAAATCTTAGCCAGGTTTAAACCTCAGCTCACAGAATAAAGCAAGCCTTCCTCAACGTGAAAAAAGGAGGGGACAAAGATGGGATTTTCTTTTATCCCTTAAGTGGCCAAAATACGTGACCGCTGAAAAAGGTGCAGTCACGCAGAAATCCATCTTTTCATGAACTACGACACAGGACTTGCATTAGCAGCTGCGGCTGTTTATTTATGTATGGTATATATTAGGTTGACATGGCCGTGGACTACACGTTACATATATTTGTATTTTTACGTCGACTTTATGGCAGCCTACTATTGGATAAAAAAATATCAGAAGCTATTGGGTTAGTTTATAACCGCTTAAAACATAATACATGACACTGATTCCTTACTAATAGCTCTACTTGAAATATGAGAGCATGGTTACGGTCCTCCACTGCTGGCGTGATATTTGTGGgccacgttaaagtaccccagatggtcgaaaacTTCAAAACCCTCCAAGATAACGTAAGTCACAATCGTATAAGAGTTTCGGAACCTAAAACATCAGATGTTATGTgctaatgaaaactaacagaatGCCAAGAAAATTAAAGCTTAGGGAACGTTATTAGTACGGAAAGTGATGTAAATGGAAAGAAACgtcgacgaaaagataacttgtcgtgggcagagACCAAATGTGCGAGAGAgttccacactcaccgtcatTGCTACAGGCAGCGCTGACGGCACTCCCACGTTAAATGCCCATTTCTTccccataaagtggacggggaATAGCCACCGTGGTGGCTCAGTTggtggagcatcggacgcgttattcgaaggtcacaggttcgttccctgcccgcggcaagttatctattcgtccacttttctttcttcgaaatTCACATTACATTTAGTACAAATAAATAACactccctatattttccttgacCGAGTTGTCTGTTCTCATAAGTATCGTTTCTCACAAAGAATAACGAGCTTTTAAAATTATTGCTTGTTTGGTTGAGATGTTATGTTGTTGAAAAATAAGAGTAGTGCTAGTATTACTTAATTCAGAGAAGAATCGGGGCATGCACTACAAGCACACACAGTCGAGGCTCTCAACGACGAGCACCGCagcgggacaaaaaaaaaagcaatagatCACTCTCTCTCACATAAACAAGCCTTTGACGACTCACAGGCGAAAGCCAGCTTCTATTTCTTCTCACCCAGTTCATTGATCATCCCTGCCCCGCCCTTCTCcgcaagctttctgcacctcactttgttttgcactgcctccatgaTGTAAAAACGATGATGTGACGTGACGGCGTCAACATGTGAAGAcatttcacgtgacgtcacgatgacagcgacctgtgacgtcatcacgctatcatttttttctttcactcgggTTGACGTTGACGGCTACCGCACTGAGGAAAAGGTGAGAGTGCCATATAGCCTATGTATCCCCGCAACGTGTCCGAAGAAGGCCACAGCGGTCTCCTCCAGGCTCGCGAGGAAGTGTTGCAGTGACACTTTGGCCACCAACAACACGTGTGCAACGGGGACGTTGCCGGCTTACACTACGGGCGAGGTATACGTTCGCAGTCGTACACAACAGACACAGttaacgggctcactttcaaaccCTACAGCGTAACACTCGCCGAAGAGGCCCATCAGACAATGAGGCCCTTTCATTCATGGACATCATCACTTACTATAAACAGGGGAACCGCTGCTATCCGGACCCTTGTAAGGAATTGGGTCGCGATAAAGAGTGCTTCCTTTTAAAACTTAAACTTATATTgcggtagcaattatatggacacattCGGCTGGCTTTTGCCATCGGTGTCACCGTAATGCctgatattatatatatatatatatatatatatatatatatatatatatatatatatatatatatatatatatatatatatatatatatatatatatatagtcaggtggatccttcgtgagcggtcacaacgtggtttatttcgacgttttgggcTAGAGCCttcatccatatatatatatatattatatatatatatatatatatatatatatatattatatattatatatatatatatataaagaaaaatggtaggtgtaaccttaagagacaagatgagagcagagtggattagggaacaaacgagggtaaaggatattatagttgaaatcaagaagaggaaatggacatgggccgggcatgtagcgcgtagagattataaccgctggtcattaaaggtaactaactggaatcCCAGAGacggcaagcgggttagggggagacagaaagttagatgggcagatgagattaagaagtttggtggtataaaatggcagcagcaagcacaggaccgagttacctggcggaacatgggagaggcctttgtcctgcagtggatgtagccacgctgatgatgatgatgatgatgacgacggcaACGTGTATACAAAAGCCACAAACAAAAGTAATGCAAAGACTTTTCAGCGCGTGGTACTGAACGGGCGATCTCTTGCGCAACAAGTGGCGTTAGCCACTATGCCAGTAAGTACACgcccttcaacgttcaaacagcaagctatttatatacaccacttTCCGCTGGCTGTGCCAATCTCGGGGCAAAATGATTGGCGCCGTATCTGCTttttttcactgcaaatgtcatcgaaagacgatagtcttgcgtgtggagagagtgaacaaaacgtttattttacgTTCTGatcgagaaaatcggtgaattgtattctgaaagcgctgctatagagagtctcgatccgtgcagcgaaggcaaacgagcacatcgaggcacgttagacacgagcgctatctggcagttatcttcgaaaacaaaggaaggcgtgtgcgcccacggagaaagatgcacgcctggctcgaaggcgataaggtgtagaacgcaaagcgacgggcaggtgccaccaccttgtcgTCGTAGCAAAACGTTGCATTTTTGAACATCGCGTTGCAGTGtctgcgcagcgtgataaacgctacggtccttgtgtgtgccttctctattataaaggcacacatacaaaacatctacgtgttgttatgattcctcagatatgtgcaacaattgctttttaattgacaataccAAAAGTATGAActctgaaacttgagcaatattggtgggcgctgcgaatggggttggctgTTGGAACATCACCTGGTGCCGTTAGGGGAATAGGTATGGCGGACAAATGAAAAAACAGAGCAAAAGTTTTGCATCAGCTGTTTTTAGCATTACTAGCGAGAAAGCGCAATGAGTGCAC
The sequence above is drawn from the Rhipicephalus microplus isolate Deutch F79 chromosome 3, USDA_Rmic, whole genome shotgun sequence genome and encodes:
- the LOC142803715 gene encoding phosphatidylethanolamine-binding protein homolog F40A3.3-like encodes the protein MNEDLLLSFSKSEIVTDVIPAVPKRALNVSYPAGAVVNLGNFLTPAQTAHAPDVNVVGDPDHWYTVILLDPDAPSRSDPKMRHWLHWLVVNVPHNDTTTLMKYAGPTPPPGSGRHRYVFLAYEQKQPVARNALSGFAKERAKFNLTAFLEALGVNQLVAANFFYAENK